One window of Doryrhamphus excisus isolate RoL2022-K1 chromosome 13, RoL_Dexc_1.0, whole genome shotgun sequence genomic DNA carries:
- the ctsl.1 gene encoding cathepsin L.1 isoform X2 translates to MVLVHNIMADQGIRSYRLGMTFFADMENEEYKRLISQGCLLNFNTSLPRGGSTFLPQPEGADIPQTVDWRDKGYVTDIKDQKQCGSCWAFSTTGSLEGQTYKKTGKLVSLSEQQLVDCSGDFGNMGCMGGLMDNAFRYIKKNGGIDTEASYPYEGVDGYCRFNPANIGATCTGYVDVKKGDEHALQQAVATVGPVSVAIDASHQSFQLYDSGVYDEPDCSSSLLDHGVLAVGYGTDNGKDYWLVKNSWGVQWGHKGYIMMSRNKRNQCGIATAASYPLV, encoded by the exons ATGGTGCTGGTGCACAACATCATGGCCGATCAGGGCATCCGGTCCTACCGCCTTGGCATGACCTTCTTTGCTGATATGGAAAACGAGGAGTACAAGCGTCTAATTTCCCAGGGATGCCTGCTCAACTTTAACACTTCCCTCCCTCGTGGTGGCTCCACGTTCCTGCCACAGCCAGAAGGAGCTGACATACCCCAAACTGTGGATTGGAGGGATAAGGGCTACGTCACGGATATCAAGGATCAAAAGCAGTGCGGTTCCTGCTGGGCCTTCAGCACG ACCGGTTCTTTGGAAGGTCAAACATACAAGAAGACTGGCAAACTGGTGTCTCTAAGCGAGCAGCAGTTGGTCGACTGCTCTGGTGATTTTGGCAACATGGGCTGCATGGGAGGCCTCATGGACAATGCCTTCAGATACATCAAGAAAAACGGGGGAATAGACACAGAAGCGTCTTATCCCTACGAGGGTGTT GACGGATACTGTCGCTTCAATCCAGCCAATATCGGCGCCACATGCACGGGTTACGTCGATGTGAAAAAAGGAGATGAGCACGCCCTGCAGCAGGCCGTGGCCACTGTTGGACCTGTGTCTGTTGCCATTGATGCTTCACATCAATCCTTCCAGCTCTATGACTCAG GAGTGTACGACGAACCCGACTGCAGCAGCTCCCTGCTGGACCATGGTGTGCTGGCTGTAGGTTACGGTACTGACAATGGAAAGGACTACTGGCTGGTCAAGAACAG CTGGGGTGTCCAGTGGGGCCACAAGGGTTATATCATGATGAGCAGGAACAAACGCAACCAGTGTGGAATCGCTACTGCAGCCAGCTACCCCTTAGTGTGA
- the ctsl.1 gene encoding cathepsin L.1 isoform X1, which yields MKLLLVAAALLAVTSCASISLEDLEFHAWKLKFGKSYSSLLEESQRKQIWLSNRRMVLVHNIMADQGIRSYRLGMTFFADMENEEYKRLISQGCLLNFNTSLPRGGSTFLPQPEGADIPQTVDWRDKGYVTDIKDQKQCGSCWAFSTTGSLEGQTYKKTGKLVSLSEQQLVDCSGDFGNMGCMGGLMDNAFRYIKKNGGIDTEASYPYEGVDGYCRFNPANIGATCTGYVDVKKGDEHALQQAVATVGPVSVAIDASHQSFQLYDSGVYDEPDCSSSLLDHGVLAVGYGTDNGKDYWLVKNSWGVQWGHKGYIMMSRNKRNQCGIATAASYPLV from the exons ATGAAGCTGCTGCTTGTTGCTGCTGCTCTTCTGGCTGTCACCAGCTGTGCTAGCATCTCTCTGGAGGACCTGGAGTTCCATGCATGGAAACTCAAGTTTG GAAAGTCCTACAGTTCCTTATTGGAGGAGTCTCAGCGCAAGCAAATCTGGCTGAGCAATCGTCGAATGGTGCTGGTGCACAACATCATGGCCGATCAGGGCATCCGGTCCTACCGCCTTGGCATGACCTTCTTTGCTGATATGGAAAACGAGGAGTACAAGCGTCTAATTTCCCAGGGATGCCTGCTCAACTTTAACACTTCCCTCCCTCGTGGTGGCTCCACGTTCCTGCCACAGCCAGAAGGAGCTGACATACCCCAAACTGTGGATTGGAGGGATAAGGGCTACGTCACGGATATCAAGGATCAAAAGCAGTGCGGTTCCTGCTGGGCCTTCAGCACG ACCGGTTCTTTGGAAGGTCAAACATACAAGAAGACTGGCAAACTGGTGTCTCTAAGCGAGCAGCAGTTGGTCGACTGCTCTGGTGATTTTGGCAACATGGGCTGCATGGGAGGCCTCATGGACAATGCCTTCAGATACATCAAGAAAAACGGGGGAATAGACACAGAAGCGTCTTATCCCTACGAGGGTGTT GACGGATACTGTCGCTTCAATCCAGCCAATATCGGCGCCACATGCACGGGTTACGTCGATGTGAAAAAAGGAGATGAGCACGCCCTGCAGCAGGCCGTGGCCACTGTTGGACCTGTGTCTGTTGCCATTGATGCTTCACATCAATCCTTCCAGCTCTATGACTCAG GAGTGTACGACGAACCCGACTGCAGCAGCTCCCTGCTGGACCATGGTGTGCTGGCTGTAGGTTACGGTACTGACAATGGAAAGGACTACTGGCTGGTCAAGAACAG CTGGGGTGTCCAGTGGGGCCACAAGGGTTATATCATGATGAGCAGGAACAAACGCAACCAGTGTGGAATCGCTACTGCAGCCAGCTACCCCTTAGTGTGA